Proteins from one Peromyscus eremicus chromosome 8a, PerEre_H2_v1, whole genome shotgun sequence genomic window:
- the Evi2a gene encoding protein EVI2A, with product MEHTGQYLYLVFLLTTVCSLSPGTKANYTHLWANNSTAWGSVNQNSTSRHQREKSTAPATPAAADHRVSSTDTLVPSPTVSAAPTSTPKPPGPHVFRNSSPTTAIVDSTSKRQGETFQKDVCEENNSNMTMLICLIVIAVLFLICTLLFLSTVVLANKVSSLRRSKQAGKRQPRSNGDFLASSGLWTAESDTWKRAQELTGSKLLMQSTGVLTATRERKHEDGTEKLN from the coding sequence ATGGAGCACACAGGACAGTACCTTTATCTTGTTTTCCTCTTGACAACAGTGTGTTCCTTGTCTCCAGGAACAAAAGCAAACTACACACATCTGTGGGCTAACAACAGCACTGCTTGGGGCTCTGTTAATCAAAACAGCACTAGCAGACATCAAAGGGAGAAGAGCACAGCCCCTGCAACCCCGGCAGCAGCGgatcacagagtgagttctacaGACACGCTGGTACCATCTCCCACTGTGTCTGCAGCCCCTACATCTACACCGAAGCCCCCCGGACCCCATGTCTTCAGAAACAGCTCTCCAACCACAGCGATCGTTGACAGCACAAGCAAGAGGCAGGGGGAAACTTTTCAAAAGGATGTCTGTGAGGAAAACAATAGCAACATGACCATGCTGATTTGCTTAATTGTAATCGCTGTGCTTTTCCTTATCTGTACTCTTCTATTTCTATCAACTGTGGTTCTGGCAAACAAAGTCTCATCTCTCAGAAGGTCAAAACAAGCAGGCAAGCGCCAGCCTCGGAGCAATGGTGACTTTCTGGCAAGCAGCGGGCTCTGGACTGCTGAATCGGACACTTGGAAAAGAGCGCAAGAGCTCACAGGCTCCAAGCTCCTGATGCAATCTACTGGTGTGCTCACAGCTACCAGGGAAAGGAAGCATGAAGACGGAACTGAAAAACTCAACTAG